Proteins co-encoded in one Corvus moneduloides isolate bCorMon1 chromosome 7, bCorMon1.pri, whole genome shotgun sequence genomic window:
- the CCDC14 gene encoding coiled-coil domain-containing protein 14 isoform X2 — protein sequence MKIKVYFCNQQALSSGRLSGAAKLTNGRKQFVLRKGCHSDVEFYSTESDDQVDAVHNGLDHCAALLKNVLHKEATGRETVHKQPGKTTTFKITSKPLLTKGNTSKKRGLKRIITPAPVQKEIGCQNVTALNYQLPASTSALSLQHSANPLSTQSGVPVDSANQCVPEMGGPVVCPVVSAAPAAAAQMQSGTALLGVIPCTAPGASTPSVPALIPTSSGTEMAPSQGQQIKEADLMRCIQVLLQSHEMLNGRTEQRGHHHCPAKHDGSCDTEEDTPEEHSEDMVSEEDELNVLDVSPVRDTSCKTSYVKKVLKSRKESPEETAHKVRTVKYLMGELRALVADQGDSEMLRLMSEIEDSVSLLPAVVGSMTVQAEIALALQPLRSENARLRRRLRILNQQLREQEGSEKTSGQSCNYELVSLQSLNMMLQSQLKESQKGLDSLQAKNEELLKIIESQKEENKHLAKGFHDKEEELLENKQHYDIHSTKLKIEMEEALGTVKSLQFKLEASEKENKILGITLRQRNAEVKRLRELTRTLQGSMAKLLSDLTGDNVRPKPEKTLSKSLLEDHEKQMHPEPFPGSTSVMTYLKKLEMDHILIDTDLQIPNKIGEAEMQNLSYEKFAAEGSKINSTFTEEGTSAPRVLPAPLKQDAETGSDSGTLLDDQTKLDETIYIPLTSSASKKQQPVSGRSGVLPQSRGACQRLDYYCDLPSSMQQYGCEDPTVLDKLSAGYSVKKTVENTLEVTGDKAKPEGDKVRPRGIPSGAAKDFMDKPDQPQPRTYPRASMPFPTGISQRTGSKVADFSCISFDDLSGRSDWSASSFSTFTSRDEEDFKNSLAALDANIARLQRTLQSNIRKQ from the exons ATGAAAATCAAAGTGTATTTCTGTAATCAACAGGCTCTGTCTTCTGGAAGGCTGTCAGGAGCAGCTAAACtaacaaatggaagaaaaca GTTTGTCTTAAGGAAAGGATGTCATTCTGATGTCGAATTCTATTCCACTGAATCTGACGATCAG GTTGATGCTGTTCATAATGGACTTGACCATTGTGCAGCTTTACTGAAGAATGTCTTACACAAGGAAGCTACAG GAAGGGAGACTGTCCATAAACAACCTGGGAAAACaactacttttaaaattacttccaaGCCTTTGCTAACCAAAGGAAATACTTCCAAGAAGAGGGGGTTAAAAAGAATCATTACTCCTGCCCCTGTCCAAAAAGAAATTG GATGTCAAAACGTTACAGCTTTGAATTATCAGTTACCTGCTTCCACATCAGCACTGTCCCTGCAGCATTCAGCTAATCCCTTATCCACTCAGTCA GGCGTTCCTGTTGACAGTGCCAATCAATGTGTGCCAGAGATGGGAGGACCTGTGGTTTGCCCAGtggtttctgctgctcctgctgctgctgcacaaatGCAGTCTGGCACTGCTCTTCTTGGTGTGATCCCTTGTACAGCACCAGGAGCATCAACCCCTTCAGTGCCTGCATTGATCCCAACATCTTCTGGCACAGAGATGGCCCCAAGCCAAGGGCAGCAGATAAAAGAAGCAGACTTGATGCGGTGCATACAAGTCCTGTTACAATCCCATGAAATGCTGAATGGCAGGACTGAACAGAGGGGCCATCATCACTGTCCAGCAAAACATGATGGCTCCTGTGACACAGAGGAGGATACTCCTGAAGAGCACAGTGAGGACATGGTCAGTGAAGAAGATGAATTGAATGTACTTGATGTATCTCCAGTGAGAGATACAAGCTGTAAGACAAGTTATGTGAAGAAAGTTCTAAAATCTAGAAAAGAAAGTCCAGAAGAAACAGCCCATAAAGTTAGGACTGTAAAGTATCTTATGGGTGAGCTCAGAGCACTGGTAGCAGATCAAG GTGACTCAGAAATGTTAAGGTTGATGAGTGAAATAGAAGACTCTGTATCATTGCTCCCAGCTGTAGTGGGAAGTATGACTGTCCAAGCTGAAATAGCTCTGGCTTTGCAGCCTCTGCGGAGTGAGAATGCCCGGCTGCGCAG GAGACTAAGAATATTAAACCAGCAGCTTAGGGAACAAGAAGGCAGTGAGAAGACATCTGGACAGAGCTGCAACTATGAAT TGGTTTCTTTGCAGTCCTTGAATATGATGCTCCAGAGTCAATTGAAAGAATCGCAAAAAGGCCTTGATTCACTGCAGGCTAAAAATGAAGAACTACTGAAAATAATAGAAagtcagaaagaagaaaataaacatctcgCAAAAGGTTTTCATGATAAAGAAGAAGAATtgcttgaaaacaaacagcattATGACATTCATTCTACCAAGCTCAAGATTG AAATGGAAGAGGCATTAGGAACTGTGAAGAGCCTTCAGTTTAAGCTGGAagcttcagagaaagaaaataagattttggGCATAACGTTACGTCAGCGTAATGCAGAAGTTAAGAGACTGAGGGAACTCACCAG AACCTTGCAAGGCAGTATGGCCAAGCTTCTGTCTGACCTCACAGGGGACAATGTTAGACCCAAACCTGAAAAAACTCTCTCGAAATCTCTTTTGGAAGACCATGAAAAGCAGATGCACCCTGAGCCATTTCCTGGGAGTACTTCAGTAATGACTTAccttaaaaaattagaaatggaTCATATTTTGATAGATACAGATCTTCAAATCCCAAATAAAAttggagaagcagaaatgcaaaatctGTCCTATGAAAAATTTGCTGCTGAAGGAAGTAAAATTAACAGTACATTCACAGAAGAAGGAACATCTGCTCCCAGAGTACTACCAGCTCCATTGAAGCAAGATGCAGAAACAGGGAGTGATTCTGGGACTTTACTAGATGACCAAACCAAGTTGGATGAGACAATTTATATTCCACTGACTAGCAGCGCCTCtaaaaaacagcagccagtCTCTGGAAGAAGTGGTGTGCTaccccagagcagaggggcttgCCAGAGGTTGGATTATTACTGTGATCTTCCAAGCTCCATGCAGCAGTATGGATGTGAGGATCCAACTGTACTGGATAAATTAAGTGCTGGGTACAGTGTGAAAAAGACTGTGGAAAACACTCTTGAAGTTACAGGGGATAAAGCGAAGCCAGAAGGAGACAAAGTGAGACCAAGAGGCATTCCAAGTGGGGCTGCAAAAGATTTCATGGATAAACCAGACCAGCCTCAGCCTCGTACATACCCTCGTGCATCGATGCCATTTCCAACAGGGATTTCTCAGAGAACAGGCAGTAAAGTAGCTGATTTTAGTTGCATTTCATTTGATGATTTATCAGGGAGGTCTGACTGGAGTGCATCTTCTTTCTCAACATTTACGTCTCGAGATGAAGAGGACTTTAAAAATAGCTTAGCAGCCTTGGATGCCAACATAGCCAGGTTGCAAAGGACTCTGCAAAGTAACATTAGGAAACAATGA
- the CCDC14 gene encoding coiled-coil domain-containing protein 14 isoform X1 produces the protein MAAPGAARSRKALSSGRLSGAAKLTNGRKQFVLRKGCHSDVEFYSTESDDQVDAVHNGLDHCAALLKNVLHKEATGRETVHKQPGKTTTFKITSKPLLTKGNTSKKRGLKRIITPAPVQKEIVPISNRKVALSTTPSTEKELSSAAQNQMVQSTHVPCNEHSPGVYQKLYEHVQTQMSLITGQPPQKSNEIPTVTPPPTSNQGCQNVTALNYQLPASTSALSLQHSANPLSTQSGVPVDSANQCVPEMGGPVVCPVVSAAPAAAAQMQSGTALLGVIPCTAPGASTPSVPALIPTSSGTEMAPSQGQQIKEADLMRCIQVLLQSHEMLNGRTEQRGHHHCPAKHDGSCDTEEDTPEEHSEDMVSEEDELNVLDVSPVRDTSCKTSYVKKVLKSRKESPEETAHKVRTVKYLMGELRALVADQGDSEMLRLMSEIEDSVSLLPAVVGSMTVQAEIALALQPLRSENARLRRRLRILNQQLREQEGSEKTSGQSCNYELVSLQSLNMMLQSQLKESQKGLDSLQAKNEELLKIIESQKEENKHLAKGFHDKEEELLENKQHYDIHSTKLKIEMEEALGTVKSLQFKLEASEKENKILGITLRQRNAEVKRLRELTRTLQGSMAKLLSDLTGDNVRPKPEKTLSKSLLEDHEKQMHPEPFPGSTSVMTYLKKLEMDHILIDTDLQIPNKIGEAEMQNLSYEKFAAEGSKINSTFTEEGTSAPRVLPAPLKQDAETGSDSGTLLDDQTKLDETIYIPLTSSASKKQQPVSGRSGVLPQSRGACQRLDYYCDLPSSMQQYGCEDPTVLDKLSAGYSVKKTVENTLEVTGDKAKPEGDKVRPRGIPSGAAKDFMDKPDQPQPRTYPRASMPFPTGISQRTGSKVADFSCISFDDLSGRSDWSASSFSTFTSRDEEDFKNSLAALDANIARLQRTLQSNIRKQ, from the exons atGGCCGCGCCGGGGGCTGCGCGGTCCCGCAAG GCTCTGTCTTCTGGAAGGCTGTCAGGAGCAGCTAAACtaacaaatggaagaaaaca GTTTGTCTTAAGGAAAGGATGTCATTCTGATGTCGAATTCTATTCCACTGAATCTGACGATCAG GTTGATGCTGTTCATAATGGACTTGACCATTGTGCAGCTTTACTGAAGAATGTCTTACACAAGGAAGCTACAG GAAGGGAGACTGTCCATAAACAACCTGGGAAAACaactacttttaaaattacttccaaGCCTTTGCTAACCAAAGGAAATACTTCCAAGAAGAGGGGGTTAAAAAGAATCATTACTCCTGCCCCTGTCCAAAAAGAAATTG TGCCAATATCAAATAGAAAAGTTGCCTTATCTACCACACCTTCTACTGAGAAGGAACTTTCCAGTGCAGCACAGAATCAGATGGTTCAATCAACGCATGTGCCTTGCAATGAACACTCTCCTGGGGTGTATCAGAAACTGTACGAGCATGTGCAAACTCAGATGTCTCTGATAACTGGCCAACCCCCTCAGAAGAGTAATGAAATTCCTACTGTAACTCCTCCTCCTACCTCAAATCAGG GATGTCAAAACGTTACAGCTTTGAATTATCAGTTACCTGCTTCCACATCAGCACTGTCCCTGCAGCATTCAGCTAATCCCTTATCCACTCAGTCA GGCGTTCCTGTTGACAGTGCCAATCAATGTGTGCCAGAGATGGGAGGACCTGTGGTTTGCCCAGtggtttctgctgctcctgctgctgctgcacaaatGCAGTCTGGCACTGCTCTTCTTGGTGTGATCCCTTGTACAGCACCAGGAGCATCAACCCCTTCAGTGCCTGCATTGATCCCAACATCTTCTGGCACAGAGATGGCCCCAAGCCAAGGGCAGCAGATAAAAGAAGCAGACTTGATGCGGTGCATACAAGTCCTGTTACAATCCCATGAAATGCTGAATGGCAGGACTGAACAGAGGGGCCATCATCACTGTCCAGCAAAACATGATGGCTCCTGTGACACAGAGGAGGATACTCCTGAAGAGCACAGTGAGGACATGGTCAGTGAAGAAGATGAATTGAATGTACTTGATGTATCTCCAGTGAGAGATACAAGCTGTAAGACAAGTTATGTGAAGAAAGTTCTAAAATCTAGAAAAGAAAGTCCAGAAGAAACAGCCCATAAAGTTAGGACTGTAAAGTATCTTATGGGTGAGCTCAGAGCACTGGTAGCAGATCAAG GTGACTCAGAAATGTTAAGGTTGATGAGTGAAATAGAAGACTCTGTATCATTGCTCCCAGCTGTAGTGGGAAGTATGACTGTCCAAGCTGAAATAGCTCTGGCTTTGCAGCCTCTGCGGAGTGAGAATGCCCGGCTGCGCAG GAGACTAAGAATATTAAACCAGCAGCTTAGGGAACAAGAAGGCAGTGAGAAGACATCTGGACAGAGCTGCAACTATGAAT TGGTTTCTTTGCAGTCCTTGAATATGATGCTCCAGAGTCAATTGAAAGAATCGCAAAAAGGCCTTGATTCACTGCAGGCTAAAAATGAAGAACTACTGAAAATAATAGAAagtcagaaagaagaaaataaacatctcgCAAAAGGTTTTCATGATAAAGAAGAAGAATtgcttgaaaacaaacagcattATGACATTCATTCTACCAAGCTCAAGATTG AAATGGAAGAGGCATTAGGAACTGTGAAGAGCCTTCAGTTTAAGCTGGAagcttcagagaaagaaaataagattttggGCATAACGTTACGTCAGCGTAATGCAGAAGTTAAGAGACTGAGGGAACTCACCAG AACCTTGCAAGGCAGTATGGCCAAGCTTCTGTCTGACCTCACAGGGGACAATGTTAGACCCAAACCTGAAAAAACTCTCTCGAAATCTCTTTTGGAAGACCATGAAAAGCAGATGCACCCTGAGCCATTTCCTGGGAGTACTTCAGTAATGACTTAccttaaaaaattagaaatggaTCATATTTTGATAGATACAGATCTTCAAATCCCAAATAAAAttggagaagcagaaatgcaaaatctGTCCTATGAAAAATTTGCTGCTGAAGGAAGTAAAATTAACAGTACATTCACAGAAGAAGGAACATCTGCTCCCAGAGTACTACCAGCTCCATTGAAGCAAGATGCAGAAACAGGGAGTGATTCTGGGACTTTACTAGATGACCAAACCAAGTTGGATGAGACAATTTATATTCCACTGACTAGCAGCGCCTCtaaaaaacagcagccagtCTCTGGAAGAAGTGGTGTGCTaccccagagcagaggggcttgCCAGAGGTTGGATTATTACTGTGATCTTCCAAGCTCCATGCAGCAGTATGGATGTGAGGATCCAACTGTACTGGATAAATTAAGTGCTGGGTACAGTGTGAAAAAGACTGTGGAAAACACTCTTGAAGTTACAGGGGATAAAGCGAAGCCAGAAGGAGACAAAGTGAGACCAAGAGGCATTCCAAGTGGGGCTGCAAAAGATTTCATGGATAAACCAGACCAGCCTCAGCCTCGTACATACCCTCGTGCATCGATGCCATTTCCAACAGGGATTTCTCAGAGAACAGGCAGTAAAGTAGCTGATTTTAGTTGCATTTCATTTGATGATTTATCAGGGAGGTCTGACTGGAGTGCATCTTCTTTCTCAACATTTACGTCTCGAGATGAAGAGGACTTTAAAAATAGCTTAGCAGCCTTGGATGCCAACATAGCCAGGTTGCAAAGGACTCTGCAAAGTAACATTAGGAAACAATGA
- the CCDC14 gene encoding coiled-coil domain-containing protein 14 isoform X3, translated as MVQSTHVPCNEHSPGVYQKLYEHVQTQMSLITGQPPQKSNEIPTVTPPPTSNQGCQNVTALNYQLPASTSALSLQHSANPLSTQSGVPVDSANQCVPEMGGPVVCPVVSAAPAAAAQMQSGTALLGVIPCTAPGASTPSVPALIPTSSGTEMAPSQGQQIKEADLMRCIQVLLQSHEMLNGRTEQRGHHHCPAKHDGSCDTEEDTPEEHSEDMVSEEDELNVLDVSPVRDTSCKTSYVKKVLKSRKESPEETAHKVRTVKYLMGELRALVADQGDSEMLRLMSEIEDSVSLLPAVVGSMTVQAEIALALQPLRSENARLRRRLRILNQQLREQEGSEKTSGQSCNYELVSLQSLNMMLQSQLKESQKGLDSLQAKNEELLKIIESQKEENKHLAKGFHDKEEELLENKQHYDIHSTKLKIEMEEALGTVKSLQFKLEASEKENKILGITLRQRNAEVKRLRELTRTLQGSMAKLLSDLTGDNVRPKPEKTLSKSLLEDHEKQMHPEPFPGSTSVMTYLKKLEMDHILIDTDLQIPNKIGEAEMQNLSYEKFAAEGSKINSTFTEEGTSAPRVLPAPLKQDAETGSDSGTLLDDQTKLDETIYIPLTSSASKKQQPVSGRSGVLPQSRGACQRLDYYCDLPSSMQQYGCEDPTVLDKLSAGYSVKKTVENTLEVTGDKAKPEGDKVRPRGIPSGAAKDFMDKPDQPQPRTYPRASMPFPTGISQRTGSKVADFSCISFDDLSGRSDWSASSFSTFTSRDEEDFKNSLAALDANIARLQRTLQSNIRKQ; from the exons ATGGTTCAATCAACGCATGTGCCTTGCAATGAACACTCTCCTGGGGTGTATCAGAAACTGTACGAGCATGTGCAAACTCAGATGTCTCTGATAACTGGCCAACCCCCTCAGAAGAGTAATGAAATTCCTACTGTAACTCCTCCTCCTACCTCAAATCAGG GATGTCAAAACGTTACAGCTTTGAATTATCAGTTACCTGCTTCCACATCAGCACTGTCCCTGCAGCATTCAGCTAATCCCTTATCCACTCAGTCA GGCGTTCCTGTTGACAGTGCCAATCAATGTGTGCCAGAGATGGGAGGACCTGTGGTTTGCCCAGtggtttctgctgctcctgctgctgctgcacaaatGCAGTCTGGCACTGCTCTTCTTGGTGTGATCCCTTGTACAGCACCAGGAGCATCAACCCCTTCAGTGCCTGCATTGATCCCAACATCTTCTGGCACAGAGATGGCCCCAAGCCAAGGGCAGCAGATAAAAGAAGCAGACTTGATGCGGTGCATACAAGTCCTGTTACAATCCCATGAAATGCTGAATGGCAGGACTGAACAGAGGGGCCATCATCACTGTCCAGCAAAACATGATGGCTCCTGTGACACAGAGGAGGATACTCCTGAAGAGCACAGTGAGGACATGGTCAGTGAAGAAGATGAATTGAATGTACTTGATGTATCTCCAGTGAGAGATACAAGCTGTAAGACAAGTTATGTGAAGAAAGTTCTAAAATCTAGAAAAGAAAGTCCAGAAGAAACAGCCCATAAAGTTAGGACTGTAAAGTATCTTATGGGTGAGCTCAGAGCACTGGTAGCAGATCAAG GTGACTCAGAAATGTTAAGGTTGATGAGTGAAATAGAAGACTCTGTATCATTGCTCCCAGCTGTAGTGGGAAGTATGACTGTCCAAGCTGAAATAGCTCTGGCTTTGCAGCCTCTGCGGAGTGAGAATGCCCGGCTGCGCAG GAGACTAAGAATATTAAACCAGCAGCTTAGGGAACAAGAAGGCAGTGAGAAGACATCTGGACAGAGCTGCAACTATGAAT TGGTTTCTTTGCAGTCCTTGAATATGATGCTCCAGAGTCAATTGAAAGAATCGCAAAAAGGCCTTGATTCACTGCAGGCTAAAAATGAAGAACTACTGAAAATAATAGAAagtcagaaagaagaaaataaacatctcgCAAAAGGTTTTCATGATAAAGAAGAAGAATtgcttgaaaacaaacagcattATGACATTCATTCTACCAAGCTCAAGATTG AAATGGAAGAGGCATTAGGAACTGTGAAGAGCCTTCAGTTTAAGCTGGAagcttcagagaaagaaaataagattttggGCATAACGTTACGTCAGCGTAATGCAGAAGTTAAGAGACTGAGGGAACTCACCAG AACCTTGCAAGGCAGTATGGCCAAGCTTCTGTCTGACCTCACAGGGGACAATGTTAGACCCAAACCTGAAAAAACTCTCTCGAAATCTCTTTTGGAAGACCATGAAAAGCAGATGCACCCTGAGCCATTTCCTGGGAGTACTTCAGTAATGACTTAccttaaaaaattagaaatggaTCATATTTTGATAGATACAGATCTTCAAATCCCAAATAAAAttggagaagcagaaatgcaaaatctGTCCTATGAAAAATTTGCTGCTGAAGGAAGTAAAATTAACAGTACATTCACAGAAGAAGGAACATCTGCTCCCAGAGTACTACCAGCTCCATTGAAGCAAGATGCAGAAACAGGGAGTGATTCTGGGACTTTACTAGATGACCAAACCAAGTTGGATGAGACAATTTATATTCCACTGACTAGCAGCGCCTCtaaaaaacagcagccagtCTCTGGAAGAAGTGGTGTGCTaccccagagcagaggggcttgCCAGAGGTTGGATTATTACTGTGATCTTCCAAGCTCCATGCAGCAGTATGGATGTGAGGATCCAACTGTACTGGATAAATTAAGTGCTGGGTACAGTGTGAAAAAGACTGTGGAAAACACTCTTGAAGTTACAGGGGATAAAGCGAAGCCAGAAGGAGACAAAGTGAGACCAAGAGGCATTCCAAGTGGGGCTGCAAAAGATTTCATGGATAAACCAGACCAGCCTCAGCCTCGTACATACCCTCGTGCATCGATGCCATTTCCAACAGGGATTTCTCAGAGAACAGGCAGTAAAGTAGCTGATTTTAGTTGCATTTCATTTGATGATTTATCAGGGAGGTCTGACTGGAGTGCATCTTCTTTCTCAACATTTACGTCTCGAGATGAAGAGGACTTTAAAAATAGCTTAGCAGCCTTGGATGCCAACATAGCCAGGTTGCAAAGGACTCTGCAAAGTAACATTAGGAAACAATGA